The Paenibacillus sp. G2S3 region GATGATTGAATGACAGCTAGAATACCGAAAAACGCAGCAATACCATAAATAATGAGTACAGTCTGGCGGTGGCTAAAGCCAAGCTCACGTAGACAGTGATGCAAGTGACCTTTATCTGGTGCGAAGATTGGTTTCTTCTGCAGCTTACGACGCACGATCGCAAAGAACGTGTCCGACAAAGGTACACCGATAATAAGCAAAGGTGTAATAAACGAAACCACTGCAATCTGTTTAAATCCTAGCAAAGCAAGTAATGCCAAGCAAAAGCCTAAGAACAGCGAACCCGTATCTCCCATGAAAATCTTAGCAGGATGGAAATTAAAGAACAGGAATCCGATGATGCTACCCAGAAGCAACAGACACAGCATTGCCACCATGGTGTTTCCCATCACGAAAGCCATTGCCGCAATCGTAGCAATTGCAATTCCTGATACACCAGCCGCAAGCCCGTCCAGCCCGTCGATCAGATTAACAGCATTGGTGACACCGACAATCCAGAAAATCGTTAGCGGGATAGCAATCCAGCTCTCCAGTGAGGAATACGTATTGTTAAATGGAATATTCACAAAATCTACAGTAATACCAAAGCCGAAAACAACGATACAGGCTGCGATAATTTGGCCCAGTAGCTTCACTTTTGCTGATAATTCGAATCGGTCATCGAGTGCCCCGATAAGTACAATCAGTCCGCCACCACACAGCAGCGCTTTGATGAAGTTGACCTCCCGCGGAGTGAACTCGTATGGAATAATCGGCAATACGGCAAGCAGGCCTAACACAAACGCTAGAAAAATAGCTAATCCGCCAAGGCGGGGCATAATTTTCGTGTGCACTTTACGAGCATTCGGCACATCTGTCGCACCAATCTTGATGGCGAATTTCTTCACCAAAGGTGTGAGGCCAAGTGCGAGTCCCATGCATACGATAAATCCAGCGATGTATATGATTAACATTTGATCAGTCGACCCCCATTTCTCTACCGCATTGAATTATACGCTGTTACAAAAACAAATTCCAATCCTTTATTTAGGCTATTTATCTCATTTTCTAGGTGAATATCGGCATTTTGCTAGACTTTTGTTACTTTATCTTTC contains the following coding sequences:
- a CDS encoding MraY family glycosyltransferase — its product is MLIIYIAGFIVCMGLALGLTPLVKKFAIKIGATDVPNARKVHTKIMPRLGGLAIFLAFVLGLLAVLPIIPYEFTPREVNFIKALLCGGGLIVLIGALDDRFELSAKVKLLGQIIAACIVVFGFGITVDFVNIPFNNTYSSLESWIAIPLTIFWIVGVTNAVNLIDGLDGLAAGVSGIAIATIAAMAFVMGNTMVAMLCLLLLGSIIGFLFFNFHPAKIFMGDTGSLFLGFCLALLALLGFKQIAVVSFITPLLIIGVPLSDTFFAIVRRKLQKKPIFAPDKGHLHHCLRELGFSHRQTVLIIYGIAAFFGILAVIQSSAALYEANWVTFVVICIMLFFLQIGAEITGLIGKTKRPVINFFLRMRMKADPERGSKS